GGCATGGACCGCCAGGGGGCCAAGGCCCAGAATGAAAGTCCAACACAAGACTTTCATCCAGGTGGTGAGGGTGAGGGATTTGGAGTGCATAGGGTTCGTGTATTGTGAATGCATGGTTCAGGGATGTTCAGCAAGATTTCAAGGTTGGGGAAAAACTTTCCATTCCAAGAGACCGGCGGAGTAGCCGGGCTGCAATTGCACCTCCAGCCGCAGCGCGCCGGTGGCCACCGGGGCGAAGCTCACGCGGTTGTAGGTGTCCTTCTTGACGCTGTATTCGCCCTGGACATTGACGGGTTTCCATTGTTGGCCGTCGCGGTACAGGATGCGCCAGGAGGCCGGCACGCGACAACTGCCGCGGCCGGTGTCATCAAACCAATAAACTTCAGTGGCGGCCACGGTGGTGGTTTGCGGGAAATCATACTGCACCCACTCCTGCGAGCCGCGATGGTCCCAAAACGTCAGGCGCGGAATGTCATGGTCTCCACTGTTTTTGGGTTCCAGACCGTCATGGGCCGCCTTGGCGGTATCCAAATGCCAGACATGCGAGGCGGATACCTTGCTTTGGCCGGCCAGTGTGGGCGGAGGCGGCACCTGGGCGCGGTCCGGAGTGCGCGGCAGCCAGACAGCCATTTCGCCCACGCCGCGATGATTCCAGGCGTAATAAGGCACCAGGTTGATTTCGGTGGGTTGCGTGACGACGCGGCCGTCGGAAGTTCGGGTGACTGCCTGGCCGCGCGCTTTGACCACCGTCACGCCGTGCAACAAACCGGGGCGCCATTCCGTGCGAAGCGGCGCCTGGTCATCCAGCACCAGATTGAGCGCGCGCCCTCCGTTGTCCACGGCTTCCGCGCAATAAACAATGGGGCCACGCTCGATGGCAACGCGTCTTTCGTTGGCTTTCACGGCGGGATGCGAAAGAACGCGGCGGGGAGGCATGGGGAGGGTCAGTTCCACGACATCCCCACTGCGCCAGGTGCGGTCAATGACGGCAAAGCCTTTGTCCATTTGCAGAGGTTGGCTGCGCCGATTGACGGTCAACCGGGGAGCTCCGGCGTCAGCGCCTCCCTCCAGGTAGCGATACAAATCGCTGGGAACGGGTTGTTGGCGCGCCCAACCCGGGATGCGCACATGCAGGGCAAAACGGGTGGCGCGCTGGGGCTTGACGGTAATGCGCACGGAGCCTTCCCAGGGGTAACGGGTGGTTTGCTCCAGACGCACTTTCTGGCCGGCGACTTCCATTTCGCCGCTGCCGCCGATGAAAAGATTTACATAAGCATGGTCGCCGCGGGTGGCGTAAATGTAGCCGGCAATGGAGGGAATGAAGCGCACCACATTGACGGGGCAGCAGGAGCAGCCGAACCAGGCCTGGCGCTGGTTGGAGCCATGATTGAATTTGGTGTGGCCGTCGGCTTCAAGCGGGTTGGGATAGAAGAAGCGATCTCCACTGAAGGCAACGCCGGAAAGAAAACCGTTGTAGATGACCCGCTCCAGCACATCCATGTACTTGGCGTCGCCATGCAGAAGAAACATACGGTGATTCCACAGGGCATTGGCAATGGCTGCGCAGGTTTCGAGGTAGGCGGTTTTATTGGGCAGCTCATATTTATCCCCAAAGGCTTCGCCTTCCGGCCGGGCGCCGATGCCGCCGGTCAAATGCAATTTGCCGGTGACGACGTCTTCCCAGATGCGTCCAATCGCGTCA
This is a stretch of genomic DNA from Fontisphaera persica. It encodes these proteins:
- a CDS encoding glycoside hydrolase family 127 protein, translating into MRYLKLCLAAYGASVLALAAAQSQDYPYQPVPFTAVTVNDAFWSPRFETNRQTTVWYDFQKCEETGRIDNFAKAGGLMPGPFRGIPFDDSDVYKVIEGAAYILAMHPDPRLDKYLDDLIAKITAAQEPDGYLYTARRLLPPDKMPAMSGPTRWSHLKDSHELYNVGHLYEAAVAHFQATGKRSLLNIALKNADFLCETFGPGKVQYPPGHQEIEIGLVKLYRVTGQKKYLNLARYLLDIRGRPETHPLYGLYYQDHLPVTEQKEAVGHAVRAGYMYSGMADVAAILGERAYIDAIGRIWEDVVTGKLHLTGGIGARPEGEAFGDKYELPNKTAYLETCAAIANALWNHRMFLLHGDAKYMDVLERVIYNGFLSGVAFSGDRFFYPNPLEADGHTKFNHGSNQRQAWFGCSCCPVNVVRFIPSIAGYIYATRGDHAYVNLFIGGSGEMEVAGQKVRLEQTTRYPWEGSVRITVKPQRATRFALHVRIPGWARQQPVPSDLYRYLEGGADAGAPRLTVNRRSQPLQMDKGFAVIDRTWRSGDVVELTLPMPPRRVLSHPAVKANERRVAIERGPIVYCAEAVDNGGRALNLVLDDQAPLRTEWRPGLLHGVTVVKARGQAVTRTSDGRVVTQPTEINLVPYYAWNHRGVGEMAVWLPRTPDRAQVPPPPTLAGQSKVSASHVWHLDTAKAAHDGLEPKNSGDHDIPRLTFWDHRGSQEWVQYDFPQTTTVAATEVYWFDDTGRGSCRVPASWRILYRDGQQWKPVNVQGEYSVKKDTYNRVSFAPVATGALRLEVQLQPGYSAGLLEWKVFPQP